The Oncorhynchus masou masou isolate Uvic2021 chromosome 31, UVic_Omas_1.1, whole genome shotgun sequence genome includes a region encoding these proteins:
- the wu:fa25f02 gene encoding uncharacterized protein C11orf24 homolog isoform X1 gives MTAYTGQTWTTLGQLCRCLGLPITAGCDTAWKRARVSVVTPQALICSALDRCATLEPKGLLHMTCDHSVFWKENYTCFFLKCPNGTNCNDISVDDLIRIQDKNISGLKCDAGPTTESSSSSSITSSEIYQNPTAPELTASNNANQSTDTSALNETDSTLHFREDNGQAPISTAFTTITATPMPAAENDTFIPSKTVSNASRGTTVPDIPPKSTVQTSETTTSVKQEPRTTTTPSALTPPPANPQMTTTALSTTNTTTITTVVPVAMLLTTTTTTHPITKPPPTTTTTTAIPPPTTTTTTAIPPPTTTTTTAIPPTSTTTTTAIPPPTTIPNITTPTTIDSSIVVERNPSPTIPAVPSSQATSRNAIVPSTFIVEVSTKRLDGGTNRAIIDVVAGGPLTRQLVDTSILLAVLLFGLVFFLVMVVIFLTQAYESYRTKDYTQVDYLINGMYSDSGV, from the exons atgacggcctacaccggccaaacctggacgacgctaggccaattgtgccgctgtttgggactcccaatcacagccggttgtgatacagcctggaaaagagccagggtgtctgtagtgacacctcaagcactgatatgcagtgccttagaccgctgtgccactctggaGCCCAAAG GCTTACTCCATATGACCTGTGATCATTCTGTCTTTTGGAAAGAGAACTACACATGCTTTTTCTTGAAGTGTCCCAATGGCACTAACTGCAATGATATCTCCGTCGATGACCTGATAAGGATACAAG ATAAAAACATCAGTGGTCTTAAGTGTGACGCTGGACCTACCACTGAGTCTTCAAGTTCCAGTTCCATAACTTCATCAGAAATCTATCAAAACCCCACTGCTCCTGAATTGACAGCCAGCAATAATGCCAATCAAAGTACAGACACCTCTGCCCTCAATGAGACTGACTCTACCTTGCATTTTCGTGAGGATAATGGGCAGGCCCCCATCTCCACTGCATTTACTACCATTACTGCAACACCCATGCCAGCCGCTGAGAATGACACCTTCATTCCAAGTAAGACTGTTAGCAATGCCTCCAGAGGAACTACAGTACCTGACATACCCCCTAAGTCAACAGTCCAAACCTCTGAGACAACCACTTCAGTAAAGCAGGAACCCAGAACTACAACGACTCCCTCAGCCCTGACCCCTCCACCAGCCAATCCACAGATGACGACAACAGCATTATCAACAACAaataccactactatcaccactgtAGTACCAGTAGCAATGCTGttaactaccaccaccacaacacaccCAATAACAAAACCACCACCAACAACTACCACCACAACAGCAATACCACCACCAACAACTACCACCACAACAGCAATACCACCACCAACAACTACCACCACAACAGCAATACCACcaacatcaactaccaccacaaCAGCaataccaccaccaacaacaattCCAAACATAACCACCCCTACCACCATAGACTCATCTATAGTTGTGGAGAGGAATCCATCACCAACCATTCCGGCGGTCCCCAGCTCTCAAGCTACCTCCAGAAATGCCATAGTCCCTTCGACCTTCATTGTTGAGGTCAGCACAAAAAGGCTTGATGGAGGTACCAACAGAGCCATTATAGACGTGGTTGCCGGGGGGCCTCTGACACGCCAGTTGGTGGACACAAGTATCCTATTGGCTGTCCTGTTGTTTGGCCTAGTCTTCTTCCTGGTTATGGTTGTCATCTTCCTCACACAGGCCTATGAGAGCTACAGGACGAAAGACTACACCCAGGTGGACTACCTCATCAATGGAATGTATTCTGATTCAGGGGTTTGA
- the wu:fa25f02 gene encoding uncharacterized protein C11orf24 isoform X3, whose amino-acid sequence MLGCLLHMTCDHSVFWKENYTCFFLKCPNGTNCNDISVDDLIRIQDKNISGLKCDAGPTTESSSSSSITSSEIYQNPTAPELTASNNANQSTDTSALNETDSTLHFREDNGQAPISTAFTTITATPMPAAENDTFIPSKTVSNASRGTTVPDIPPKSTVQTSETTTSVKQEPRTTTTPSALTPPPANPQMTTTALSTTNTTTITTVVPVAMLLTTTTTTHPITKPPPTTTTTTAIPPPTTTTTTAIPPPTTTTTTAIPPTSTTTTTAIPPPTTIPNITTPTTIDSSIVVERNPSPTIPAVPSSQATSRNAIVPSTFIVEVSTKRLDGGTNRAIIDVVAGGPLTRQLVDTSILLAVLLFGLVFFLVMVVIFLTQAYESYRTKDYTQVDYLINGMYSDSGV is encoded by the exons GCTTACTCCATATGACCTGTGATCATTCTGTCTTTTGGAAAGAGAACTACACATGCTTTTTCTTGAAGTGTCCCAATGGCACTAACTGCAATGATATCTCCGTCGATGACCTGATAAGGATACAAG ATAAAAACATCAGTGGTCTTAAGTGTGACGCTGGACCTACCACTGAGTCTTCAAGTTCCAGTTCCATAACTTCATCAGAAATCTATCAAAACCCCACTGCTCCTGAATTGACAGCCAGCAATAATGCCAATCAAAGTACAGACACCTCTGCCCTCAATGAGACTGACTCTACCTTGCATTTTCGTGAGGATAATGGGCAGGCCCCCATCTCCACTGCATTTACTACCATTACTGCAACACCCATGCCAGCCGCTGAGAATGACACCTTCATTCCAAGTAAGACTGTTAGCAATGCCTCCAGAGGAACTACAGTACCTGACATACCCCCTAAGTCAACAGTCCAAACCTCTGAGACAACCACTTCAGTAAAGCAGGAACCCAGAACTACAACGACTCCCTCAGCCCTGACCCCTCCACCAGCCAATCCACAGATGACGACAACAGCATTATCAACAACAaataccactactatcaccactgtAGTACCAGTAGCAATGCTGttaactaccaccaccacaacacaccCAATAACAAAACCACCACCAACAACTACCACCACAACAGCAATACCACCACCAACAACTACCACCACAACAGCAATACCACCACCAACAACTACCACCACAACAGCAATACCACcaacatcaactaccaccacaaCAGCaataccaccaccaacaacaattCCAAACATAACCACCCCTACCACCATAGACTCATCTATAGTTGTGGAGAGGAATCCATCACCAACCATTCCGGCGGTCCCCAGCTCTCAAGCTACCTCCAGAAATGCCATAGTCCCTTCGACCTTCATTGTTGAGGTCAGCACAAAAAGGCTTGATGGAGGTACCAACAGAGCCATTATAGACGTGGTTGCCGGGGGGCCTCTGACACGCCAGTTGGTGGACACAAGTATCCTATTGGCTGTCCTGTTGTTTGGCCTAGTCTTCTTCCTGGTTATGGTTGTCATCTTCCTCACACAGGCCTATGAGAGCTACAGGACGAAAGACTACACCCAGGTGGACTACCTCATCAATGGAATGTATTCTGATTCAGGGGTTTGA
- the wu:fa25f02 gene encoding uncharacterized protein C11orf24 homolog isoform X2, with protein sequence MTLHLLLVLGLFLLPCLSSHVISESCVIASLKMTNQTQCLDVCLLHMTCDHSVFWKENYTCFFLKCPNGTNCNDISVDDLIRIQDKNISGLKCDAGPTTESSSSSSITSSEIYQNPTAPELTASNNANQSTDTSALNETDSTLHFREDNGQAPISTAFTTITATPMPAAENDTFIPSKTVSNASRGTTVPDIPPKSTVQTSETTTSVKQEPRTTTTPSALTPPPANPQMTTTALSTTNTTTITTVVPVAMLLTTTTTTHPITKPPPTTTTTTAIPPPTTTTTTAIPPPTTTTTTAIPPTSTTTTTAIPPPTTIPNITTPTTIDSSIVVERNPSPTIPAVPSSQATSRNAIVPSTFIVEVSTKRLDGGTNRAIIDVVAGGPLTRQLVDTSILLAVLLFGLVFFLVMVVIFLTQAYESYRTKDYTQVDYLINGMYSDSGV encoded by the exons GCTTACTCCATATGACCTGTGATCATTCTGTCTTTTGGAAAGAGAACTACACATGCTTTTTCTTGAAGTGTCCCAATGGCACTAACTGCAATGATATCTCCGTCGATGACCTGATAAGGATACAAG ATAAAAACATCAGTGGTCTTAAGTGTGACGCTGGACCTACCACTGAGTCTTCAAGTTCCAGTTCCATAACTTCATCAGAAATCTATCAAAACCCCACTGCTCCTGAATTGACAGCCAGCAATAATGCCAATCAAAGTACAGACACCTCTGCCCTCAATGAGACTGACTCTACCTTGCATTTTCGTGAGGATAATGGGCAGGCCCCCATCTCCACTGCATTTACTACCATTACTGCAACACCCATGCCAGCCGCTGAGAATGACACCTTCATTCCAAGTAAGACTGTTAGCAATGCCTCCAGAGGAACTACAGTACCTGACATACCCCCTAAGTCAACAGTCCAAACCTCTGAGACAACCACTTCAGTAAAGCAGGAACCCAGAACTACAACGACTCCCTCAGCCCTGACCCCTCCACCAGCCAATCCACAGATGACGACAACAGCATTATCAACAACAaataccactactatcaccactgtAGTACCAGTAGCAATGCTGttaactaccaccaccacaacacaccCAATAACAAAACCACCACCAACAACTACCACCACAACAGCAATACCACCACCAACAACTACCACCACAACAGCAATACCACCACCAACAACTACCACCACAACAGCAATACCACcaacatcaactaccaccacaaCAGCaataccaccaccaacaacaattCCAAACATAACCACCCCTACCACCATAGACTCATCTATAGTTGTGGAGAGGAATCCATCACCAACCATTCCGGCGGTCCCCAGCTCTCAAGCTACCTCCAGAAATGCCATAGTCCCTTCGACCTTCATTGTTGAGGTCAGCACAAAAAGGCTTGATGGAGGTACCAACAGAGCCATTATAGACGTGGTTGCCGGGGGGCCTCTGACACGCCAGTTGGTGGACACAAGTATCCTATTGGCTGTCCTGTTGTTTGGCCTAGTCTTCTTCCTGGTTATGGTTGTCATCTTCCTCACACAGGCCTATGAGAGCTACAGGACGAAAGACTACACCCAGGTGGACTACCTCATCAATGGAATGTATTCTGATTCAGGGGTTTGA